The following proteins are co-located in the Rheinheimera salexigens genome:
- a CDS encoding D-alanine--D-alanine ligase: protein MTEKVAVLLGGHSAEREVSLRSGTAVLNALLDSGVDAFGFDPKLQPLTELVSSGANKVFIVLHGRGGEDGSMQGALQTLGLAYTGSGVLGSALAMDKIRCKRLFQAQNLATAPFAVVHSEDTDFAQLLADLGGKVMVKPANEGSSIGMSAASNVAELEQAIKTALVYDNEILVERWISGREFTVSIVNNQVLPIIEMRTPRDFYDYEAKYQANSTEYLCPAPISAEQTELMQQCALQAFQAVGASGWGRVDLMMDSAGQHYLLEVNTVPGMTEKSLVPMAAKAAGMSFQQLVVAILSQTDAHSAHQTEQQR, encoded by the coding sequence ATGACAGAAAAAGTCGCCGTGCTATTAGGTGGACATTCTGCAGAGCGTGAAGTGTCACTACGCTCAGGAACCGCTGTGCTTAATGCCTTGCTAGACAGTGGTGTCGATGCATTTGGCTTTGATCCTAAGTTACAACCGTTAACGGAATTAGTTAGTAGCGGCGCCAATAAAGTCTTTATTGTGTTACACGGCCGCGGTGGTGAAGACGGTAGCATGCAAGGCGCATTGCAAACCTTAGGTTTAGCCTATACCGGCAGTGGTGTTTTAGGCTCGGCCTTAGCTATGGACAAAATTCGCTGTAAGCGTTTATTTCAAGCCCAAAACTTGGCTACCGCACCTTTTGCCGTAGTGCATAGCGAAGATACCGACTTTGCCCAGCTGTTAGCCGATTTAGGCGGCAAAGTAATGGTTAAGCCTGCCAATGAAGGCTCAAGTATTGGTATGAGTGCAGCAAGTAACGTAGCCGAGCTAGAGCAAGCGATTAAAACGGCGCTGGTGTATGACAACGAAATATTAGTCGAGCGCTGGATCAGTGGTCGGGAATTTACGGTGTCTATTGTCAATAACCAAGTGTTGCCGATTATTGAAATGCGCACGCCACGTGATTTTTATGATTACGAAGCAAAATACCAAGCCAATTCAACCGAGTACTTATGCCCAGCACCGATTAGCGCTGAGCAAACTGAGCTAATGCAGCAATGTGCGTTACAAGCGTTTCAAGCTGTAGGCGCTAGCGGTTGGGGCCGGGTCGATTTAATGATGGACAGCGCAGGCCAACATTATTTATTAGAAGTAAACACTGTGCCGGGTATGACTGAAAAGTCGTTAGTGCCTATGGCCGCTAAAGCGGCAGGGATGAGTTTTCAGCAATTGGTAGTAGCGATACTTTCTCAAACAGATGCACATAGCGCTCATCAAACGGAGCAGCAACGCTAA
- a CDS encoding cell division protein FtsQ/DivIB → MINWPNMQFKQTGAFYAGLVFFLCSVAGLIWAGVALNTWLQGQQNAPVQQVKLYGDFQHIDAAELHHVLQQQYVGNFFRVDVDQVQQFLLQQPWVFQVAVRKQWPDALVVVVTEQQPVARWNQQQLINKHGALFSAPLQQLKTDLPLLTGPEGSEQDALDMFQHIQGLLALHQFTPLTLALTERFSWQLTLSNGVALKLGRDDILKRVQRFVELYPVITKHKNEPVSEVDLRYDTGIAVRYSDNDTKRKA, encoded by the coding sequence ATGATTAACTGGCCGAACATGCAATTTAAACAAACAGGCGCATTCTATGCTGGCTTGGTGTTTTTCTTGTGTTCGGTTGCCGGTTTAATTTGGGCAGGGGTGGCGTTAAATACTTGGCTGCAAGGCCAACAAAATGCACCAGTGCAGCAAGTTAAACTGTATGGCGATTTTCAGCATATTGATGCTGCAGAATTGCATCACGTGTTGCAACAGCAGTATGTAGGTAACTTTTTTCGGGTGGATGTGGACCAAGTGCAGCAGTTCCTGTTACAGCAGCCTTGGGTATTTCAGGTCGCCGTGCGCAAACAATGGCCTGATGCCCTAGTGGTAGTAGTAACAGAACAACAACCGGTGGCACGTTGGAATCAGCAACAATTAATAAATAAACACGGTGCTTTGTTTAGCGCACCGTTGCAGCAGCTGAAAACCGACTTGCCCTTGTTAACTGGCCCAGAAGGCAGCGAGCAGGATGCCTTGGACATGTTCCAGCATATTCAGGGTTTATTAGCCTTGCATCAGTTTACGCCATTAACCCTGGCCTTAACTGAGCGTTTTTCATGGCAATTAACCTTAAGCAATGGCGTAGCGTTAAAGTTAGGTCGTGACGATATATTAAAACGGGTACAACGTTTTGTTGAATTGTATCCGGTGATAACTAAACATAAAAATGAACCAGTTAGCGAAGTGGATTTACGCTACGACACCGGTATAGCTGTGCGTTACAGCGATAATGATACGAAGAGAAAAGCATGA
- the ftsA gene encoding cell division protein FtsA — MTKSLERDLIVGLDIGTAQIKAVVGEITADNRLSIVGVGTHVSRGMDKGGVNDLNLVVQAVQRAINEAELMADCHVSSVYLGISGKHIRCQNESGMVPINDTEVTAEDVLNVIHAAKSVPISAERRMLHVLPQEYSVDMQEGIKSPIGMSGVRMEAKAHIVTCANDMAKNIEKCVERCGLQVDQLIFTALASSYAVLTDDEKELGVCVVDVGGGTIDIAIFTNGALRHTAVIPVAGNQVTSDIAKIFRTPISHAEDIKVQYACALRSMVGKEESIEVPSVGGRPARSMSRHTLAEVVEPRYQELFELVQEEIRSSGFEEQVAAGIVLTGGTAKMEGAVEFAEDIFQMPVRVGQPMHISGLKEYVQDPAYASVVGLLLYGKDARTEQKKSADVRSSVSSFVKRISSWFKGEF, encoded by the coding sequence ATGACAAAGTCGTTAGAACGAGATTTGATCGTAGGTTTAGATATAGGCACTGCCCAAATTAAAGCGGTGGTAGGTGAGATCACGGCTGACAATCGCTTAAGTATTGTTGGTGTGGGTACTCATGTATCGCGCGGCATGGATAAAGGCGGCGTTAATGATCTGAACTTAGTAGTACAAGCCGTACAACGGGCGATTAATGAAGCCGAGCTAATGGCAGATTGCCATGTATCTTCAGTCTATTTAGGTATTTCTGGCAAACATATTCGTTGTCAAAACGAAAGTGGCATGGTGCCGATTAACGACACTGAGGTCACAGCAGAAGACGTATTAAATGTTATTCATGCTGCTAAGTCAGTTCCTATTTCAGCTGAACGGCGCATGTTGCATGTATTACCTCAAGAGTATTCGGTAGACATGCAAGAAGGCATTAAAAGCCCAATTGGTATGTCAGGTGTACGTATGGAAGCTAAAGCCCATATTGTCACTTGTGCTAATGATATGGCCAAGAACATTGAAAAATGTGTAGAGCGTTGTGGCTTGCAGGTTGATCAGCTTATTTTTACCGCTTTAGCCTCTAGCTATGCGGTATTAACCGATGACGAAAAAGAACTCGGTGTCTGCGTAGTGGATGTTGGCGGCGGTACAATCGACATTGCTATCTTCACTAATGGCGCTTTACGCCATACCGCAGTGATCCCGGTAGCGGGTAACCAAGTCACTAGCGATATCGCTAAAATATTCCGCACACCAATTAGTCATGCAGAAGATATTAAAGTCCAGTATGCTTGCGCGCTGCGTAGCATGGTAGGTAAAGAAGAAAGCATAGAAGTTCCTAGTGTTGGTGGTCGTCCAGCACGTTCTATGTCACGTCATACCTTGGCTGAAGTAGTTGAGCCACGTTATCAAGAATTATTTGAACTGGTACAAGAAGAAATTCGCAGCTCTGGCTTTGAAGAGCAAGTGGCTGCAGGAATTGTGCTAACCGGTGGCACCGCCAAAATGGAAGGTGCAGTAGAGTTTGCCGAAGATATATTTCAAATGCCGGTACGCGTAGGTCAGCCTATGCATATCAGCGGTTTAAAAGAGTATGTACAAGATCCGGCCTACGCCAGTGTAGTCGGGTTGTTGTTATACGGTAAAGATGCGCGCACAGAGCAGAAAAAATCTGCCGATGTTCGCAGTTCAGTGAGCAGTTTCGTTAAACGGATCAGCAGCTGGTTTAAAGGCGAGTTTTAA
- the ftsZ gene encoding cell division protein FtsZ, translating to MFELMENHSQEAVIKVIGVGGGGGNAVEYMVASNIEGVEFIAANTDAQALRNSSANITLQLGATVTKGLGAGANPEIGRRSAEEDRENIKKTIQGADMIFIAAGMGGGTGTGAAPVVAEIARELGILTVAVVTKPFPFEGKKRTAYADEGILELSKHVDSLITIPNDKLLKVLGKGTSLLDAFKAANNVLLGAVQGIAELITRPGLINVDFADVRTVMAEMGTAMMGSGRASGPDRAEEAAEQAISSPLLEDIDLSGAKGILVNITAGLDISIEEFEIVGNAVKAFASENATVVVGAVIDIEMQDELRVTVVATGIGAERRPDISLVQSNRQQETTRPVYGTAGGNALQSETQTVRVEQPQAQTHANTHAHSHANSQQQPATKAQAESKANIDIFDIPAFLRKQAD from the coding sequence ATGTTTGAATTAATGGAAAACCACAGCCAAGAAGCTGTAATTAAAGTAATAGGTGTTGGTGGCGGCGGCGGTAACGCAGTTGAGTATATGGTTGCCAGCAATATTGAAGGGGTAGAATTTATTGCGGCTAATACGGATGCGCAAGCATTACGTAATTCGTCAGCCAATATTACCTTACAACTAGGTGCCACGGTAACTAAAGGCTTAGGTGCCGGTGCTAACCCAGAAATTGGTCGTCGTTCAGCAGAAGAAGACCGCGAAAATATCAAAAAAACTATCCAAGGTGCCGATATGATCTTTATCGCCGCTGGTATGGGTGGTGGTACAGGTACCGGTGCAGCGCCAGTGGTTGCTGAAATTGCCCGTGAGTTAGGCATTTTAACCGTTGCTGTTGTGACTAAGCCGTTTCCTTTTGAAGGTAAAAAGCGTACAGCTTATGCCGATGAAGGTATTTTAGAGCTAAGCAAGCATGTTGACTCGTTAATCACTATTCCTAACGACAAGCTATTAAAAGTATTAGGTAAAGGCACTAGTTTACTAGATGCATTTAAAGCCGCTAACAACGTATTGTTGGGTGCTGTGCAAGGTATTGCTGAATTAATTACCCGTCCGGGTTTAATTAACGTCGACTTTGCCGATGTGCGTACGGTAATGGCTGAAATGGGTACTGCTATGATGGGTAGTGGCCGTGCGTCAGGTCCAGATCGTGCAGAAGAAGCAGCAGAACAAGCAATTTCAAGCCCGTTATTAGAAGATATCGACTTATCAGGTGCTAAGGGTATTTTAGTCAACATTACAGCTGGCTTAGATATTAGTATCGAAGAGTTTGAAATCGTTGGTAATGCGGTTAAAGCCTTTGCTTCTGAAAACGCTACTGTCGTTGTAGGTGCGGTAATTGATATCGAGATGCAAGACGAATTACGTGTCACAGTTGTCGCAACAGGTATTGGTGCAGAGCGTCGTCCTGATATCAGCTTAGTGCAAAGCAACCGTCAGCAAGAAACTACACGTCCGGTGTACGGTACTGCAGGTGGCAATGCGCTGCAATCAGAAACACAAACAGTACGTGTTGAGCAGCCACAAGCGCAAACACATGCAAATACTCATGCTCATAGCCATGCTAATAGTCAGCAGCAACCTGCTACTAAAGCACAAGCAGAAAGCAAAGCGAATATTGATATTTTTGATATTCCAGCATTTTTGCGCAAGCAAGCAGACTAA
- the lpxC gene encoding UDP-3-O-acyl-N-acetylglucosamine deacetylase yields MTKQRTINKSVSSIGVGLHKGEKVTLTLRPAPDNTGIVFRRVDLDPIVDFKVSPELVGDTVMCTCLINQDGVRLSTTEHLMAAVAGLGIDNLVIEVDSEEIPIMDGSANPFVYLLLEAGVSEQRLAKKFIRIKKTVRVEDGEKWAEFKPYNGFKIDFAIDFDHPVISETVQHMQLDFSAAGFIKDISRARTFGFLHEVEYLRANNLALGGSFDNAVVLDEYRVLNQDGLRYDDEFIKHKILDAVGDLYMAGHSILGEFRSFKTGHALNNQLLCEVLAHQENWEFVTFEHKEEMPISYLAPQLA; encoded by the coding sequence ATGACAAAACAACGTACCATCAATAAAAGTGTCAGCTCCATTGGAGTCGGATTACACAAAGGCGAAAAGGTTACGCTTACTCTCCGACCTGCGCCCGATAACACAGGCATTGTGTTTCGTCGTGTCGATCTGGATCCGATAGTTGACTTTAAAGTGTCGCCAGAACTGGTAGGCGATACCGTGATGTGTACCTGTTTGATCAACCAAGACGGTGTGCGTTTATCAACTACTGAGCATTTAATGGCGGCAGTGGCAGGTTTAGGTATAGATAACTTAGTAATTGAAGTCGATTCGGAAGAAATTCCTATTATGGACGGCAGTGCTAATCCATTTGTTTATCTATTACTTGAAGCCGGTGTATCTGAGCAGCGTTTAGCCAAAAAATTTATTCGGATTAAAAAAACAGTACGAGTAGAAGACGGTGAAAAATGGGCTGAGTTTAAGCCTTATAATGGTTTTAAAATTGACTTCGCCATCGATTTTGACCATCCGGTTATTTCTGAAACCGTACAGCATATGCAATTAGATTTCTCTGCAGCAGGTTTTATTAAAGATATAAGCCGGGCGCGTACTTTTGGTTTTTTACATGAAGTCGAATACCTTCGTGCTAATAACTTAGCCCTAGGTGGCAGTTTTGATAACGCGGTAGTGTTAGATGAATACCGGGTGTTAAATCAAGACGGCTTACGCTATGACGACGAATTTATTAAACATAAAATTCTCGACGCCGTAGGCGACTTATATATGGCAGGCCACAGTATTTTAGGTGAGTTTAGAAGCTTTAAAACCGGCCATGCTTTAAATAACCAATTGTTATGTGAAGTGCTGGCGCACCAAGAAAACTGGGAATTTGTGACCTTCGAGCACAAAGAAGAAATGCCTATTTCATATTTAGCGCCGCAGCTAGCATAA
- a CDS encoding DciA family protein: MARYTEKPKDINKVLAHSSLANQQQQVKLMQQLNTVLAQVLQLEQLSFCRVTSIRDGRAIILCSSPSWLTRLKMQRDAILDNFRKKILPDLAGIEIEASPTGQTRQFKVEIAQPVAMQHNLSAQAADALLSVAAGADGKLKQALLNLAKNRAK, encoded by the coding sequence ATGGCACGTTATACTGAAAAACCAAAGGATATCAATAAGGTATTAGCCCATAGCTCGCTAGCAAACCAACAGCAGCAAGTTAAGCTAATGCAACAGCTGAATACGGTATTAGCGCAGGTATTACAACTAGAGCAACTTAGCTTTTGCCGAGTAACCAGCATTCGCGATGGCAGAGCTATTATCTTATGCAGCTCGCCCTCTTGGCTAACTCGGCTAAAAATGCAGCGCGATGCTATTCTAGACAATTTTCGCAAAAAAATCTTGCCTGATTTAGCCGGCATTGAAATTGAAGCTTCACCCACCGGCCAAACCCGCCAATTTAAGGTAGAAATTGCCCAACCTGTTGCGATGCAACATAATTTATCGGCGCAAGCGGCTGATGCCTTATTGTCGGTAGCAGCAGGTGCTGACGGTAAACTAAAGCAAGCGTTATTGAATTTAGCCAAGAATAGAGCTAAATGA
- the secA gene encoding preprotein translocase subunit SecA, which yields MFGKLFTKLVGSRNDRFLKKLQKQVQQINALEPEYQALTDDQLQHKTVEFKQKIKDGATLDDLLIEAFATVREASTRVFGMRHFDVQLLGGMVLHQGKISEMRTGEGKTLTATLPAYLNALGGGSVHVITVNDYLARRDAATNEPLFTFLGMSVGVNVPGMAHVDKQKAYAADITYGTNNEFGFDYLRDNMAFSPDDRVQRDQAFAIIDEVDSILIDEARTPLIISGPAEDSSELYQKIDLLVPQLIKQEQEDEEGKHGDGHFTLDEKARQVYLTEEGQIKVEDMLREAGMIGEQDTLFSAANITLLHHVYAALRAHQLFKRDVDYVVKDGEIVIVDEHTGRTMEGRRWSEGLHQAVEAKEGVNIQNENQTLASITFQNYFRLYEKLSGMTGTADTEAFEFQQIYGLETIVVPTNRPMVRNDMADLVYLTAEDKYQAIIADIIKKQQAKRPVLVGTASIESSEYLSELLNKAKITHKVLNAKFHANEAEIIANAGRPGNVTIATNMAGRGTDIVLGGSLQAELAGLTDASEEQIAQVKADWKIRHDAVVESGGLHIIGTERHESRRIDNQLRGRSGRQGDNGSSRFYLSLEDSLMRIFASDRMSAMMRRLGMEKGEAIEHPWVSRAIENAQRKVEARNFDIRKQLLEFDDVANDQRKVVYEQRNELLDASDISETITVIRGDVVEDLISQYIPPESLDEMWDIPGLEQRLKADYALELPITQWLADDKKLFEEKLRERIQQEVEKSYQEKEQMVGPDVLRQFEKAIMLQSLDTHWKEHLAAMDHLRQGINLRGYAQKNPKQEYKREAFELFSDMLENLKIDVIGVLARVQVKAAEDVEAVDEQRRKADAVPHSYQHDEVEQLGADVPETAPVEVAQGPVIRDGEKIGRNDACPCGSGKKYKQCHGKLV from the coding sequence ATGTTTGGAAAACTTTTCACCAAATTAGTTGGTAGCCGCAACGACCGCTTCTTAAAAAAACTACAAAAACAAGTACAGCAAATCAATGCGCTAGAGCCGGAGTATCAAGCCTTAACCGATGACCAGCTGCAGCATAAAACTGTCGAATTTAAACAAAAAATAAAAGACGGTGCTACGCTAGACGACCTCTTAATTGAAGCTTTTGCTACCGTGCGCGAAGCCAGTACTCGGGTATTTGGTATGCGTCACTTCGACGTTCAATTACTTGGCGGTATGGTACTGCATCAGGGTAAAATTTCTGAAATGCGCACCGGTGAGGGTAAAACCTTAACCGCTACGCTACCTGCGTATCTTAATGCGTTAGGCGGCGGTAGTGTGCACGTTATTACAGTTAACGATTACTTAGCCCGTCGTGATGCTGCAACAAACGAGCCGCTGTTTACCTTTTTAGGTATGAGCGTTGGTGTCAACGTACCGGGTATGGCGCACGTTGATAAGCAAAAAGCTTATGCAGCCGATATTACCTACGGTACTAATAACGAATTTGGTTTCGATTACCTGCGTGACAATATGGCCTTCTCGCCAGACGACCGCGTTCAGCGCGATCAGGCTTTTGCTATTATCGATGAAGTTGACTCGATATTAATCGATGAAGCCCGTACACCATTAATTATCTCGGGCCCAGCGGAAGATAGCTCTGAGCTCTATCAAAAAATTGATTTGTTAGTGCCACAGCTCATTAAGCAAGAGCAAGAAGACGAAGAGGGTAAGCACGGCGATGGCCATTTCACTTTAGATGAAAAAGCGCGTCAGGTTTACTTAACCGAAGAAGGCCAAATTAAAGTTGAAGATATGCTGCGCGAAGCGGGCATGATCGGCGAGCAGGACACTTTATTCTCAGCGGCTAATATTACCTTATTACATCACGTGTATGCGGCATTACGTGCTCATCAACTATTTAAACGCGATGTCGATTACGTGGTTAAAGACGGCGAAATTGTTATTGTTGACGAACACACCGGCCGTACTATGGAAGGGCGTCGTTGGTCAGAAGGCTTACACCAAGCGGTTGAAGCCAAAGAAGGCGTTAATATTCAAAACGAAAACCAAACCCTTGCTTCTATAACCTTTCAAAACTATTTCCGCTTGTATGAAAAGCTATCCGGTATGACAGGTACAGCTGACACCGAAGCATTTGAATTTCAACAAATATATGGTCTAGAAACTATCGTGGTGCCAACAAACCGGCCTATGGTACGAAACGATATGGCCGATTTAGTCTATTTAACGGCTGAAGATAAATACCAAGCCATTATTGCCGATATTATTAAAAAGCAACAAGCTAAACGTCCGGTATTAGTGGGTACAGCTTCAATTGAAAGCTCAGAATATCTATCTGAGTTACTCAATAAAGCTAAAATCACTCACAAAGTATTAAACGCAAAATTCCATGCTAACGAAGCTGAGATTATTGCCAATGCCGGTCGGCCAGGTAATGTCACAATCGCTACTAACATGGCAGGTCGTGGTACCGATATCGTCTTAGGCGGTAGTTTACAAGCTGAACTAGCCGGTTTAACCGACGCTAGCGAAGAGCAAATTGCCCAAGTAAAAGCTGACTGGAAAATACGCCACGATGCTGTTGTTGAGTCGGGTGGTTTACATATAATAGGTACTGAGCGTCATGAATCACGTCGTATTGATAATCAGTTGCGCGGTCGTTCTGGTCGTCAAGGTGATAACGGTTCAAGCCGGTTTTATTTATCGTTAGAAGACTCGTTAATGCGTATCTTTGCTTCAGATCGGATGTCAGCCATGATGCGCCGTCTGGGTATGGAAAAAGGCGAAGCTATTGAGCATCCATGGGTCAGTCGTGCCATTGAAAATGCCCAACGAAAAGTAGAAGCGCGTAACTTCGATATTCGTAAGCAATTATTAGAATTCGATGACGTGGCTAACGATCAACGTAAAGTTGTGTACGAGCAACGTAACGAGTTATTAGACGCTTCTGATATCAGCGAAACCATTACGGTTATTCGTGGTGATGTAGTTGAAGACTTAATTAGCCAATATATTCCGCCAGAGTCGTTAGACGAAATGTGGGATATTCCGGGCTTAGAGCAGCGTTTAAAAGCTGACTACGCGTTAGAATTACCTATCACACAATGGTTAGCCGACGATAAAAAGCTGTTTGAAGAAAAGCTACGCGAGCGCATTCAGCAAGAAGTAGAAAAATCGTATCAAGAAAAAGAACAAATGGTTGGCCCAGATGTATTGCGTCAGTTCGAAAAAGCCATAATGTTGCAAAGCTTAGATACCCACTGGAAAGAACATCTAGCAGCTATGGATCACTTGCGCCAAGGCATTAACTTACGTGGTTATGCGCAAAAGAATCCTAAGCAAGAATATAAGCGCGAAGCGTTTGAATTATTCTCAGATATGCTAGAAAACTTAAAAATAGACGTTATTGGCGTACTAGCACGAGTGCAAGTTAAAGCCGCAGAAGACGTTGAAGCGGTAGACGAGCAACGCCGCAAGGCTGACGCTGTTCCGCATAGCTATCAACATGACGAAGTTGAGCAGTTAGGCGCTGACGTACCTGAGACAGCACCTGTCGAAGTAGCGCAAGGACCAGTGATCCGTGATGGCGAAAAAATTGGCCGTAACGATGCTTGTCCATGTGGCTCAGGCAAAAAGTACAAGCAATGCCATGGCAAACTTGTCTAA
- the mutT gene encoding 8-oxo-dGTP diphosphatase MutT gives MANLSKPMFDNKTITTESANAGSVALKPKQLHVAVGVIIRDNQVLLSLRSKQQHQGGKWEFPGGKVEAGETVYNALARELKEELAIEVVSAEPFMQQAFSYPERNVLLDIYLVTEFTGQAQGLEGQPLQWASFAQLSQLNFPDANQPIVEKLQQQFM, from the coding sequence ATGGCAAACTTGTCTAAGCCGATGTTTGACAATAAAACAATAACAACGGAGTCAGCTAACGCTGGCTCTGTTGCTTTAAAGCCAAAACAGTTACATGTCGCTGTAGGTGTCATAATTCGTGATAACCAAGTGCTACTAAGCTTGCGCAGTAAGCAGCAACATCAAGGTGGTAAGTGGGAGTTTCCTGGTGGCAAGGTAGAAGCCGGTGAAACCGTCTACAACGCGCTAGCACGCGAGTTAAAAGAAGAACTAGCCATAGAGGTGGTAAGCGCCGAACCCTTTATGCAGCAAGCGTTCAGCTACCCAGAGCGCAATGTATTACTCGATATCTACTTAGTGACTGAGTTTACTGGTCAAGCCCAAGGCCTAGAAGGCCAACCACTACAATGGGCCAGCTTCGCCCAGCTATCACAACTTAACTTCCCCGATGCCAATCAACCTATAGTCGAAAAGCTGCAACAGCAGTTTATGTAG
- the yacG gene encoding DNA gyrase inhibitor YacG, producing the protein MVTKVNCPTCDTVVVWSAESEFRPFCCKRCKLIDLGDWAAENHRIPDKSPIDAALSEQYLDELEQEFIAQDNDFFKS; encoded by the coding sequence ATGGTTACTAAAGTTAATTGTCCGACTTGTGACACTGTTGTGGTTTGGTCGGCTGAATCTGAGTTTCGGCCATTTTGTTGTAAGCGTTGTAAATTAATTGATTTAGGTGATTGGGCCGCAGAGAATCATCGTATTCCCGATAAATCGCCAATAGATGCAGCCTTATCAGAGCAATATTTAGATGAATTAGAGCAAGAGTTTATCGCTCAGGATAATGACTTTTTTAAATCTTGA
- a CDS encoding transposase — MPRSRRICVANIPQHVIQRGNNKQDCFIGAKDYHLYLIKLAECAEQYQVQIHAYVLMTNHVHLLLTPLVDGATSLFMQALGRCYVRYFNIEHKRTGTLWEGRYKACLVESDRYFLAVSRYIELNPVRAGMVANAADYAWSSFMHNALGTFNPLLTAHPVYLGIAENKPLRLAWYQQLFQQQTTNEELAAIRAATNRCWLLGSEQFSQQLSQKTGLQIKRASHGGDRRSFKGSESLKD, encoded by the coding sequence ATGCCTAGGAGTCGGCGGATCTGTGTGGCGAATATTCCACAGCATGTAATACAACGAGGTAATAATAAACAAGATTGTTTTATAGGAGCTAAAGATTACCATCTGTATTTAATTAAATTGGCTGAATGCGCTGAGCAATATCAGGTTCAAATACATGCCTATGTGCTGATGACTAATCATGTTCATTTGTTATTAACACCACTAGTCGATGGTGCAACAAGTCTATTTATGCAAGCGCTTGGTCGTTGTTATGTGAGGTATTTTAATATAGAACATAAGCGCACGGGGACTTTATGGGAAGGGCGCTATAAAGCCTGTTTAGTGGAGTCCGATCGTTACTTTCTGGCGGTTAGTCGTTATATAGAACTTAACCCGGTACGTGCGGGTATGGTTGCAAATGCAGCAGATTATGCTTGGTCTAGTTTTATGCATAATGCACTAGGTACATTTAATCCGTTGTTAACTGCTCATCCTGTATATTTGGGCATTGCCGAAAACAAACCATTGCGATTAGCTTGGTATCAACAGCTATTTCAGCAGCAGACCACTAATGAGGAGTTGGCAGCTATTAGAGCCGCGACTAATCGTTGTTGGCTGCTTGGCTCTGAACAGTTTAGCCAGCAATTAAGCCAGAAAACCGGGCTGCAGATAAAGCGAGCAAGTCACGGTGGTGACAGACGATCTTTCAAGGGGTCAGAGTCGTTGAAAGACTAA
- a CDS encoding Hsp20 family protein: MNSIDLTPLYRSSIGFDRLASLIDSALTTETNINGYPPYNIEMLNENRYAITLAVAGFSEQEIDIQVEKNVLTVRGNKAEKTTGKFLHRGIANRTFERKFNLADYVEVTEADLNHGLLTIGLVKEIPEAMKPKTIAINSNSKAIQHKPDETTEDKRDKVA; the protein is encoded by the coding sequence ATGAACTCAATTGATCTTACCCCACTTTATCGTAGCAGCATTGGTTTTGATCGCTTAGCGTCGTTAATTGATAGCGCGCTAACAACCGAAACTAATATTAATGGCTACCCCCCGTATAATATCGAAATGTTGAATGAGAACCGCTATGCCATTACCCTTGCTGTGGCCGGCTTTTCAGAGCAAGAAATCGATATTCAGGTTGAAAAAAATGTGCTCACTGTGCGCGGAAATAAAGCAGAAAAAACTACCGGTAAATTTCTTCACCGCGGCATTGCAAACCGCACCTTCGAGCGCAAGTTTAATTTAGCAGATTATGTTGAAGTGACAGAAGCTGATTTAAACCATGGCTTATTAACTATTGGTTTAGTCAAGGAAATCCCTGAAGCAATGAAACCAAAAACTATCGCTATTAATAGCAATAGTAAAGCAATACAACATAAGCCAGATGAAACAACGGAGGATAAGCGCGATAAAGTTGCCTAA